A window of the Pelagicoccus albus genome harbors these coding sequences:
- a CDS encoding DUF2834 domain-containing protein, whose product MKRLYLSFCLLGTILPLIPFLTWLRENGFALNLFLSEIAASRISQFAWLDVVVSAAALFSFALHERRKHSLKYAWIPIIATLSVGVSLGLPLLLLMLEIQRNPRPAEQTSA is encoded by the coding sequence ATGAAACGGCTGTACCTGAGTTTTTGCCTATTGGGGACCATCCTTCCGCTGATACCTTTCCTCACTTGGCTTCGCGAAAATGGATTCGCTCTTAACCTGTTTCTGTCCGAGATAGCGGCATCTCGAATCAGTCAATTCGCTTGGCTGGATGTTGTTGTTTCGGCGGCAGCCCTCTTCTCATTCGCGCTACATGAAAGGCGCAAACACTCGCTCAAATACGCTTGGATTCCGATAATTGCGACTTTGAGTGTCGGGGTCTCCCTCGGGCTTCCTTTGTTGCTTCTGATGCTAGAAATCCAAAGAAACCCGCGGCCTGCTGAACAAACTTCCGCCTGA
- a CDS encoding helix-turn-helix domain-containing protein → MQTKPGPRIRQIGSAGSHTRQISSAIKWIRDNVTEKLSVEDLASRVGMSASTLHQHFKSLTALSPLQYQKRLRLNEARRLMLVEGVDAATASFQVGYESPSQFSREYSRLFGAPPLQDIKKVALASVGKDQQAG, encoded by the coding sequence ATGCAGACCAAGCCGGGGCCTCGCATCCGGCAAATCGGATCGGCTGGCAGCCATACCCGTCAGATTTCGTCAGCCATAAAATGGATACGGGATAACGTTACCGAAAAGCTCAGCGTGGAGGATCTCGCATCCCGCGTTGGCATGAGCGCTTCAACCCTACACCAGCATTTCAAGTCGCTAACCGCTCTGAGTCCTCTGCAGTATCAGAAGCGGCTACGTCTCAACGAGGCACGACGTCTGATGTTGGTCGAGGGAGTGGATGCGGCGACGGCGTCGTTTCAAGTTGGATACGAAAGCCCGTCCCAATTTAGCCGAGAGTACAGCCGACTGTTTGGAGCTCCACCGCTTCAAGACATCAAAAAAGTCGCTTTGGCCTCGGTCGGCAAGGATCAGCAGGCCGGCTAA
- a CDS encoding VOC family protein encodes MKRLFDHIDLRVRSMEQARPFYAAFLPAIGFSEYCETPIGIAFGTASEHPKPEFIGIIEDSQHNSNATRIAFWMDSKEELDQVALVVASAGAQNIEGPLFCPEYSPTYYAMFFEDPCGNRLELCSRFVNG; translated from the coding sequence ATGAAACGACTATTTGATCATATTGATCTACGAGTTCGAAGTATGGAGCAGGCAAGGCCCTTCTACGCAGCCTTCCTGCCCGCCATCGGCTTTTCCGAGTATTGCGAAACGCCTATCGGAATCGCCTTTGGAACAGCGAGCGAGCATCCGAAGCCAGAGTTCATCGGGATAATCGAAGACTCCCAGCACAACTCCAATGCCACTCGCATTGCCTTCTGGATGGATTCAAAGGAAGAGCTCGATCAGGTAGCCCTAGTCGTCGCTTCAGCGGGAGCTCAAAACATCGAAGGCCCCCTTTTTTGCCCGGAGTATTCACCCACTTACTACGCTATGTTTTTCGAGGATCCTTGCGGAAATCGCCTCGAACTCTGCAGCCGCTTTGTTAATGGATAG
- a CDS encoding VOC family protein, translated as MNQRLALISLVVREYDEALAFYVGKLGFTLEEDVFIPEQNKRWVVIKPPGEGECRLLLARADNEEQRSHIGNQTGRRVFLFLYTDDFARDYAAYKSNGVEFAREPKEEPYGTVAVFKDLYGNQWDLLQPKRNS; from the coding sequence ATGAACCAACGACTCGCCCTCATCTCCCTCGTGGTAAGAGAATACGATGAAGCCCTCGCTTTCTACGTAGGTAAGCTGGGCTTCACACTGGAGGAAGATGTGTTCATCCCGGAGCAAAATAAACGATGGGTGGTAATCAAGCCTCCTGGAGAGGGAGAGTGCAGGTTACTGCTGGCGCGAGCGGACAACGAAGAACAGCGATCCCACATAGGCAACCAAACAGGCAGGAGAGTATTCCTGTTCCTCTATACAGATGACTTCGCTCGAGACTATGCAGCCTATAAATCCAACGGGGTCGAATTCGCGCGGGAGCCCAAAGAGGAACCCTACGGCACGGTGGCAGTCTTCAAAGATCTTTACGGGAACCAATGGGACCTTCTGCAGCCTAAGAGGAATAGCTAG